From a single Kryptolebias marmoratus isolate JLee-2015 linkage group LG17, ASM164957v2, whole genome shotgun sequence genomic region:
- the twnk gene encoding twinkle protein, mitochondrial, translating into MWRGLLLKGTTCLLQVGAHKFLHPRHFSSQCFKLNRTSEAPWNQRLGRASFILSHKVIRSYKKDTKSTVEIPSSPITVTDIKQYLRSKEIPFHDGYSCLHIPSIFIDSSTRKDSSSLFVDKTTGQFLCKDTLVEGSWEDLQDCLEVMQKEEQNFLNPHVLLGYPESVEEQEERERELREVQEIWSSSVPFTDLPEDDAQLIKTMFQITKISNATLKKFGVKLFKPTKSLVFPWFGGPDSSLKGIKLLSARRTDSGEVAYNEVTVPRCSSYYNLFGLPLVNCLDSEVVLTGRELDTLAVSQATGLPSVALPRGASCLPPVLLPYLEQFKRVTLWLGGDIRSWEASKIFARKLGLRRCALVRPGEFQPCPLEALSRGRNLSHIVKASIPAAHKSIVSFKQLRDDVYGELVNMDQVAGVKWTRFPELNRLLKGHRKGELTVFTGPTGSGKTTFISELALDLCMQGVNTLWGSFEINNVRLAKIMLTQFAMQRLEEKLEQYDFWADRFEELPLYFMAFHGQQNIKTVLDTMQHAVYLYDINHVVIDNLQFMMGHENLSVDRFAVQDHIIGVFRKFATNSCCHVTLIIHPRKEDDDRELQTASIFGSAKASQEADNVLILQEKKLVTCPGRRSLQVTKNRFDGDVGVFPLDFIKPSLTFSTPLKSKHKLRKVPSKAESEEGVQGDVPKKDEGKKQKVEKTAKAAKSPQAVKSPAKGNETTRE; encoded by the exons ATGTGGAGAGGCTTGCTGCTAAAGGGCACCACCTGTCTCCTGCAGGTGGGAGCCCACAAATTTCTCCATCCAAGACATTTTTCATCCCAGTGTTTCAAACTTAACAGGACTTCTGAGGCTCCATGGAACCAAAGACTTGGACGTGCAAGCTTCATCCTCTCACACAAGGTGATCAGGAGCTATAAAAAGGACACCAAGTCCACTGTAGAGATTCCTTCGAGTCCCATCACAGTCACAGACATCAAGCAGTATTTACGCTCCAAAGAGATTCCTTTCCATGATGGCTACAGCTGCCTCCACATCCCGAGCATCTTCATCGACTCGTCCACGAGGAAGGACAGCTCTTCCTTGTTCGTGGATAAAACCACGGGACAGTTTCTGTGTAAAGACACCCTGGTCGAGGGGAGCTGGGAGGACCTCCAGGACTGCCTGGAGGTGATGCAGAAGGAAGAGCAGAACTTCCTCAACCCTCATGTGCTGCTGGGGTATCCGGAGAgcgtggaggagcaggaggagagggagagggagctGAGGGAGGTGCAGGAAATCTGGTCCAGCTCTGTGCCCTTCACAGATCTCCCAGAGGACGACGCTCAGCTGATTAAAACCATGTTCCAG attacAAAGATCTCTAATGCAACCCTGAAAAAGTTTGGTGTAAAACTCTTCAAGCCCACTAAGAGTCTGGTTTTCCCCTGGTTCGGTGGTCCGGATTCCTCCCTGAAGGGGATCAAGCTCCTCTCCGCCCGAAGGACAGACTCAGGCGAGGTGGCTTATAACGAAGTCACCGTCCCGAGGTGTAGCTCCTACTACAACCTGTTTGGTCTTCCCCTCGTGAACTGTTTGGACTCTGAGGTGGTGCTGACCGGTCGTGAGTTGGACACTCTGGCCGTGAGCCAGGCCACGGGACTCCCCAGCGTGGCTCTCCCCCGCGGGGCCAGCTGCCTCCCGCCGGTCCTGCTGCCCTACCTGGAGCAGTTCAAGCGCGTGACTCTGTGGCTGGGAGGCGACATCCGCTCCTGGGAGGCGTCCAAGATCTTTGCGCGCAAGCTGGGTCTGAGGAGGTGCGCGCTGGTGCGTCCCGGGGAGTTCCAGCCGTGTCCGCTGGAGGCCCTGTCCCGAGGCAGGAACCTGAGCCACATCGTGAAGGCCTCCATCCCAGCGGCACATAAGTCCATCGTTTCCTTCAAGCAGCTCAGAGACGACGTGTACGGCGAGCTGGTCAACATGGACCAGGTGGCTGGAGTGAAGTGGACCAGATTCCCAGAACTCAACAGGCTCCTGAAGGGACACAGAAAGGGAGAGCTCACAGTTTTCACAG GTCCTACTGGGAGTGGGAAGACCACGTTCATCAGTGAGCTGGCTTTAGATCTTTGCATGCAGGGTGTCAACACGCTGTGGGGCAGCTTTGAGATCAACAATGTCCGCCTGGCGAAGATCATGCTGACGCAGTTCGCCATGCAGCGGctggaggagaagctggagcagtACGACTTCTGGGCGGACAGATTCGAAGAGCTGCCGCTCTACTTCATGGCTTTCCACGGACAGCAGAACATCAA GACGGTGCTGGACACCATGCAGCACGCCGTCTACCTGTACGACATCAACCACGTGGTCATCGATAACCTGCAGTTCATGATGGGACATGAAAACCTCTCAGTCGACAG GTTTGCGGTCCAGGACCACATCATCGGCGTGTTCAGGAAGTTTGCCACGAACAGCTGCTGCCACGTCACGCTGATCATTCACCCGAGGAAAGAGGACGACGACCGAGAGCTGCAGACTGCCTCCATCTTTGGTTCTGCGAAG GCCAGCCAGGAGGCCGACAACGTCCTGATCCTGCAGGAGAAGAAGCTGGTGACGTGTCCCGGCCGCAGGTCCCTGCAGGTCACCAAAAACCGCTTCGACGGAGACGTGGGCGTCTTCCCTCTGGACTTCATCAAGCCTTCTCTGACCTTCTCCACTCCCCTCAAAAGCAAACACAAGCTGAGGAAGGTCCCCAGCAAGGCGGAGAGCGAGGAGGGGGTCCAGGGGGACGTGCCGAAGAAAGACgagggtaaaaaacaaaaggtggagAAAACGGCCAAAGCAGCGAAGTCGCCTCAGGCCGTTAAAAGTCCTGCCAAAGGAAACGAAACCACCCGGGAgtga
- the mrpl43 gene encoding 39S ribosomal protein L43, mitochondrial: protein MTSRGTPSRFLKSVLQNGVGRYVCQLKRISIVFSRKGQSSLGVRDFIEEGVVDYAKKNPGTVVYVSPQPKSLPKIVAEYLNGNIREECIKNKTSQEVLEVLTKLTNQSGLDVIRIRKHFHTDSPSIQGQWHPFTNRPPSVGPISPQHPRRKED from the exons ATGACCTCCAGAGGGACCCCGAGTCGTTTCCTGAAAAGTGTTCTTCAAAATGGAGTCGGCCGATACGTCTGTCAGCTGAAGCGAATCTCCATCGTCTTCTCCAGGAAAGGACAGAGCTCACTGGGAGTCAG GGATTTTATCGAGGAGGGGGTGGTGGATTATGCCAAGAAGAACCCCGGGACCGTCGTGTACGTGTCTCCTCAGCCCAAAAGCTTGCCCAAAATAGTCGCCGAATACT TGAACGGTAACATCAGGGAGGAATGCATCAAGAACAAAACGTCGCAGGAGGTTCTGGAGGTTCTGACCAAGCTGACCAATCAGTCTGGCCTGGACGTGATCCGCATCCGGAAGCACTTCCACACGGACAGCCCCAGCATCCAGGGCCAGTGGCACCCGTTCACAAACCGACCCCCGTCTGTCGGCCCCATCAGTCCACAGCATCCGCGGCGGAAAGAGGACTGA